A window of the Microplitis mediator isolate UGA2020A chromosome 5, iyMicMedi2.1, whole genome shotgun sequence genome harbors these coding sequences:
- the LOC130668780 gene encoding uncharacterized protein LOC130668780 isoform X9, with protein MGQYSSAHVTLNLNVHPAFVSIIGHTSPPPPAPSSGHLQQQQQQQDNSPPRGPRTLLLRRSENGFGFTLRHFIVYPPESCCMLPGHERTKIEEPMDTIFVKQVRANSPAAEAGLRTGDRVVSVDGVPTRGEQYASVVQRIQQAEPWLRLLVVSKEDDILQRYFGDTAHNPETNQRPARLRSPDKILQKQRRSMSMIPGPSSRTRQSWICQTLPSSENQGTAGSSYRLREDTFKDQSANKMTTSVPNIQRRPLTEARNHESIYGRTDDRSQRRSLPQQQDIIDPMGQVYRSPPDARFDLYDRTRSESIYSRPSSEQIYDRIKDPIYERVRPDLNTFSKSLDHQYPMSRAEPQVPIYRPGRRVVTRRASEGSGPINDSEGSGGVGGGQMAYSNNDGFKSGDPGSRLSVESRQDSSPVSKDSSISSSYDSTSTLTGNECSDDSIMTRLRKSFEQKEEFLRRPSHPIGWLLPDEMTRINQCQGVIQREFYARPQKLQRQVWPPSEQQNQQQVIDTAHHQTLNRNNTLERIKNNKPSNQNLQRVRNDMVEVGSDVTNSNDVKNGEREGAQAIRDKFYSSLYDTNNQYGKENNFNNYPTSKTVVNNESPSRNTPNSSPRNTSNNKNTFITTLSRIHENVTSLAQQQQQQQQQQQQHQQQQQQQHQHQQQQQQQQSCHELRNGTSSLPSSPGPDKKTPDKFPVPPQGLQIVSRRAKQFESGRLLSDDDEPTSDRTNLYKSELSRLSNKRSVPNVAVRKREFESKAESHETRRITANRESKSLDSGKGLSGNRIIPIGSKYIHCEPPSGYRDDKVVYIVETPAMDMEPVRLRARSNSAESWEAVNGGTTRRGVRHTWQTEPEDPEGETRNSKAKRQDSYLQAVRNHLAPGSNPTSNDVVLRRQKNSQLSDEERATRRVSYLKATWGERMHVDSDLELSDTESVVQAIRSIHRRWRPPLFPSDITPLRRIFEDVTQAASLHRHYHRNSIANTHSSTACSAGTPKDVEPVEREGSLHVKFTVLDGKRSTDRSWKQVWGVLRGPILYFYKDRHTQSPSATSDSDVGQHVDVRCSLVDVADDYTKRKHVFRVANTSAEVLLQTDDAASMALWLRALHKHAAAEKPSDGNSSTTKQQAVPQTPGPTTPSSGSPAGGQRLSPLPGHKGIRKLTSFRNRSPTGQSPVNKTRKPSQTVEPLQSPKSKTWKGRVAKQLRKMHGQAGSPSSPTAQLQPEGATFKVPLELCPVSSFSEFVPLIVEMCTSIVEARGLEVIGIYRVPGNTAAISQLTESVNKGFENINLQDPRWSDVNVISSLLKSFFRQLPDSLLTAELYPMFIDADKIEDPQRRMATIRKLLRDLPEHHFETLKYLMFHLKKVVEHSEVNKMEAKNLAIVFGPTLVRASGSRDNMVTMVTDMSHQCRIVESLLNNVDWFFCEEDLDDLSRLSVNLSLPADGSEVETSNTNHNLLLNNIQKVEGMREMVSAKDIVSSIISAANRKIQRRRKGQEEQESEDHEDEKTKGKQDESLGVIRQSMALNERQCSVSEMVLMHENKNQPNHTNENIDRNTVISSENTSPLNSSSISSRSMYPGSPVNQQQEQQHQQQQQQQQQSQQLSTTSLSLDSSRLSSDVGSGSLDTVSTISNLSNETKQSNDEVAIRTYAGLSATTQERIRRFEQETKAMLQRDQHRQRREAEKREEERRRIEMEWQLAKREMENDDILDGIIDTAVGTPYLTDRMSNLNDRLAERSSVDSNGTDSHRSKSTTRLTPLSIAVQQQPTARQKAQATNQLTNIIGDKINNGIIKKFKTDKESSVESLAPTRYGSLDSLHEVHTSPSPSHQTRGISGDISDDAGSCFLHWTQKILTINRKLVRHTATPSFWCFISSHLHGSAGASCASTKTPAPQPPEPRTVTDPTTTTCSAASSSSSPPPLQLSEPRVSESGLGSGSSSKTLNKFFRGSDLLTSLTSTFDRKWKSLVNPSNLLVTSAESSSSGTIGYSKQTNYNDNDRNQSTRSPEVYRDPSLHKSLIDKSNLVRTKTDTLEKEKNLTVAEISEKSKEELIRPDNDRNLNRKISEINTAATDSSDGGSLLDATEKDEKPSKVTVKSKRLESLNKTQDNELPSISQHNDEAKSNTTNDCKNFQSDDKTIVDSSYSNKLEKFESLSSQASESRSRLKRSESLNKRTEISCSKLKRSESLNKHSDRLASPTNGKLKRSESLNKHAERSESPNMKLKRSESLTKTEKTECNISKRRQSVRKESATKLKRKNGMPERSIKRRHTVGGTKDFDKVHWLDNKLQSETERIIKNDNKPKKSQLRTSSPDLSSNRVNVADTSFLIEVSFRGPSNVVFNVTNTRPQSLPDANLASKVFKVPLESHV; from the exons ATCGGCCATACATCACCCCCACCACCTGCACCATCTTCTGGTCATCtacagcagcaacaacaacagcaagaTAATTCACCACCACGCGGACCACGTACACTCTTACTACGACGCAGCGAAAATGGATTTGGATTTACCCTTCGTCACTTTATCGTCTATCCGCCCGAGTCCTGCTGT atgctGCCAGGACACGAGCGGACAAAAATCGAAGAGCCAATGGACACAATTTTCGTAAAACAAGTACGAGCAAATTCACCAGCAGCAGAAGCAGGCCTTCGAACTGGAGATCGTGTCGTATCAGTGGACGGTGTGCCAACTCGTGGCGAGCAGTACGCAAGTGTCGTTCAGCGAATCCAGCAAGCAGAACCTTGGCTCAGACTACTAGTTGTTTCTAAAGAAGACGATATATTACAAAGg tactTCGGTGATACTGCGCACAATCCAGAGACAAATCAACGACCAGCACGACTACGTTCTCCCgacaaaatattacaaaaacaACGTAGGTCGATGAGTATGATTCCTGGACCGTCATCAAGAACAAGACAATCTTGGATTTGCCAAACACTTCCTAGCTCTGAAAATCAAGGTACTGCAGGTTCTTCGTATCGATTACGCGAGGATACATTTAAAGATCAATCGGCAAATAAAATGACGACATCAGTACCAAATATTCAACGACGGCCATTAACAGAAGCACGTAATCATGAAAGTATTTATGGTCGTACTGACGATCGTAGTCAAAGAAGATCATTACCACAGCAGCAAGATATTATTGATCCGATGGGACAGGTTTATCGATCACCACCTGACGCAAGATTCGATTTATACGATCGTACACGTTCTGAGTCGATATACTCACGACCAAGTAGCGAGCAAATCTACGACAGGATCAAGGATCCAATTTACGAGCGAGTTAGACCagatttaaatacatttagtAAGTCGCTGGATCATCAGTATCCCATGTCTCGGGCTGAACCACAAGTACCAATTTACCGGCCTGGAAGACGCGTTGTTACAAGACGCGCAAGTGAAGGTAGTGGTCCAATAAATGATTCAGAAGGGAGTGGGGGAGTAGGAGGAGGACAGATGGCTTATAGTAATAACGATGGATTTAAATCTGGTGATCCAGGATCAAGATTAAGTGTGGAATCAAGGCAAGATTCGTCACCGGTTAGTAAAGATAGCAGTATATCTTCTTCTTACGATTCAACTTCAACGCTGACGGGTAATGAATGTTCAGATGATTCTATTATGACGAGACTGAGAAAGAGTTTTGAACAAAAGGAAGAATTTTTACGGCGTCCAAGTCATCCTATTGGTTGGTTATTGCCTGATGAAATGACGAGGATAAACCAGTGTCAAGGTGTCATTCAACGTGAATTTTATGCGCGACCTCAAAAACTTCAGAGACAGGTTTGGCCACCGAGTGAACAACAAAATCAACAACAAGTTATTGATACCGCGCATCATCAAACacttaatagaaataatactttggaaagaattaaaaataataaacctaGTAATCAGAATTTACAGAGAGTGCGTAATGATATGGTTGAAGTTGGTAGTGACGTTACTAATTCTAATGACGTAAAGAATGGTGAACGTGAAGGTGCACAAGCAATacgtgataaattttattcatcttTATATGATACTAACAATCAATAtggtaaagaaaataattttaataattatccgACTAGTAAAACTGTAGTTAATAATGAATCACCAAGTCGCAATACTCCGAACTCATCACCGAGAAATACaagcaataataaaaatacatttattacgACCTTATCAAGGATACATGAAAATGTTACAAGTTTGGctcagcaacaacaacaacaacaacaacagcagcaacaacaccaacaacaacagcaacaacaacaccaacatcaacagcagcaacaacagcaacagaGCTGTCATGAACTTCGAAATGGCACTTCATCGCTGCCTTCATCACCTGGACCAGACAAAAAAACGCCAGATAAATTTCCAGTACCGCCTCAAGGACTTCAAATTGTTTCACGTCGAGCTAAACAATTTGAATCCGGTAGACTACTCAGTGATGATGACGAGCCAACTAGTGATCGTACGAATTTGTACAAAAGTGAGTTGTCAAGGTTATCAAATAAACGAAGTGTACCAAATGTTGCTGTACGAAAACGTGAATTTGAATCAAAAGCTGAATCACATGAAACTAGAAGAATTACTGCTAATCGTGAAAGTAAATCATTAGATTCCG GCAAAGGGTTATCGGGAAATCGAATAATTCCGATAGGCAGCAAATACATCCATTGCGAACCACCTTCGGGTTACAGAGATGATAAAG tcGTTTATATCGTAGAAACACCGGCGATGGATATGGAACCGGTTCGGTTGCGAGCACGAAGTAATAGCGCTGAATCTTGGGAAGCTGTGAACGGAGGAACGACCCGACGAGGCGTCAGACATACCTGGCAGACAGAACCCGAGGATCCGGAGGGTGAAACACGAAACAGCAAGGCTAAGAGACAAGACAGCTATCTTCAGGCTGTTAGAAACCACCTCG cTCCGGGCTCCAATCCAACGTCCAATGATGTGGTTCTAAGGCGACAGAAAAATAGTCAACTCA gcGATGAAGAACGTGCAACAAGACGCGTTTCTTATCTCAAAGCTACGTGGGGTGAACGGATGCATGTGGACAGTGATCTAGAATTGAGTGATACTGAGTCGGTAGTTCAAGCAATACGcag CATACACAGGCGATGGAGACCGCCACTGTTTCCTAGCGACATTACGCCACTTCGGCGTATCTTCGAGGATGTTACTCAAGCTGCATCACTGCACCGCCACTACCATCG TAACAGCATCGCAAATACACATAGTAGTACCGCATGCAGCGCCGGGACGCCGAAGGACGTCGAACCGGTCGAGCGAGAAGGATCCCTTCACGTCAAGTTTACTGTACTTGATGGCAAG agATCTACAGACCGTTCGTGGAAGCAAGTATGGGGCGTTCTTCGTGGTCCTATCCTATACTTTTACAAGGACCGTCACACTCAG agTCCATCTGCAACGAGTGATAGTGACGTAGGACAACATGTCGACGTGAGATGTTCTTTAGTTGACGTAGCTGATGATTACACCAAGAGGAAACATGTATTTCGTGTGGCTAATACAAGTGCGGAAGTGCTTTTACAAACGGACGACGCAGCATCGATGGCACTTTGGCTGAGAGCGCTTCATAAACATGCTGCTGCTGAAAAGCCTTcg gATGGTAATTCAAGTACAACGAAGCAACAAGCTGTGCCACAAACACCTGGACCAACAACACCAAGTAGCGGTAGTCCAGCTGGAGGACAACGTCTAAGTCCATTGCCAGGTCACAAAGGCATTAGAAAATTGACGTCTTTCCGTAATCGTTCGCCAACTGGTCAATCACCTGTTAATAAAACCCGGAAGCCAAGTCAGACAGTAGAACCACTGCAGTCACCGAAATCTAAAACGTGGAAAGGTCGTGTTGCTAAACAACTCAGAAAGATGCATGGCCAGGCTGGTTCACCATCCTCGCCAACAGCCCAATTACAGCCTGAGGGTGCTACTTTCAAAGTTCCCTTGGAATTGTGCCCAGTG TCTTCATTCTCGGAATTTGTACCGTTGATTGTTGAAATGTGCACCAGTATCGTTGAAGCGAGGGGTCTTGAAGTTATTGGAATTTATCGAGTGCCTGGAAATACTGCGGCTATTTCTCAACTTACTGAAAGTGTCAATAAAGgctttgaaaatattaatttacag gaTCCACGATGGAGTGATGTAAATGTTATATCATCTTTATTGAAATCATTCTTCAGACAACTTCCTGACTCATTATTAACAGCCGAGCTTTATCCCATGTTTATTGACGCAGATAAAATAGAAGATCCCCAAAGAAGAATGGCAacaataagaaaattattaagagATTTACCCGAACATCATTTTGaaacacttaaatatttaatgtttcatttgaaaaaagttgTTGAACACAGTGAAGTTAATAAAATGGAAGCTAAAAATTTGGCTATTGTATTTGGGCCAACTCTGGTACGAGCTAGTGGTTCAAGGGATAATATGGTTACTATGGTTACGGACATGTCGCATCAGTGTAGGATTGTCGAGAGCTTATTGAacaat gtCGATTGGTTCTTCTGTGAAGAAGACTTAGACGACTTGAGTAGATTAAGCGTTAACCTGAGTCTTCCTGCCGACGGCAGTGAAGTTGAAACATCAAATACCAATCACAACCTTCTactaaataatattcaaaaagttgaaG GCATGCGTGAAATGGTCTCAGCTAAGGACATTGTATCTTCAATCATATCCGCAGCAAACAGAAAGATACAAAGGCGAAGGAAAGGTCAAGAGGAGCAGGAGAGTGAAGATCACGAAGATGAAAAg aCTAAAGGAAAACAAGACGAATCATTGGGAGTTATTCGACAAAGTATGGCATTGAATGAACGACAATGCTCAGTAAGTGAAATGGTACTGATGCATGAGAATAAAAATCAACCAAACCATACAAATGAAAATATAGATCGTAACACAGTGATCAGTAGTGAAAACACAAGTCCATTAAATAGTTCATCAATATCAAGTAGATCAATGTATCCCGGTAGTCCAGTAAACCAACAACAAGAGCAACAACAtcagcaacagcaacagcagcaacaacaatcGCAACAACTTTCCACCACTTCACTTAGTTTAGACTCTTCACGATTGTCTAGTGACGTTGGTTCTGGTAGTTTGGATACTGTTTCGACAATTTCAAATCTATCAAACGAAACAAAACAGAGTAACGACGAAGTGGCAATACGTACATATGCCGGATTAAGTGCGACGACCCAAGAACGAATACGTAGATTTGAGCAAGAAACAAAAGCAATGTTGCAACGTGACCAGCATCGGCAGAGACGTGAAGCTGAGAAACGTGAAGAAGAACGACGGAGAATTGAAATGGAATGGCAACTTGCCAAAAGAGAGATGGAGAATGATGATATCCTTGATGGGATCATAGACACAGCAGTTGGAACCCCTTATCTTACTGATCGAATGTCGAATTTAAATGACAGGCTTGCTGAGAGATCTAGTGTTGATAGCAATGGTACTGATAGCCACAGGTCGAAATCTACCACGAGATTGACCCCATTATCTATAGCTGTACAGCAGCAACCTACTGCACGACAGAAAGCACAAGCTACCAATCAATTGACTAATATTATAGGCGATAAAATCAATAAtggtattattaaaaaattcaagacaGATAAAGAG tcATCAGTGGAGTCATTGGCACCAACTCGTTACGGCAGTTTAGATTCTCTCCATGAAGTCCACACATCACCATCACCATCACATCAAACTCGCGGCATATCAGGCGACATTTCAGACGATG CCGGATCTTGTTTTCTTCACTGGACCCAGAAGATACTTACTATAAACAGAAAGCTTGTTAG GCACACAGCAACCCCGAGTTTTTGGTGCTTCATATCGTCCCATCTACACGGTTCTGCAGGCGCCAGTTGCGCCTCCACGAAGACACCGGCCCCACAACCACCCGAACCCCGTACCGTCACCGACCCCACAACCACCACCTGCTCTGCAGCATCATCCTCATCATCACCACCACCGTTACAACTCTCCGAGCCAAGGGTGTCAGAGTCAGGGCTCGGGTCCGGGTCGTCCTCCAAGACTTTGAACAAATTCTTCAGAG GGAGCGATCTCTTGACCAGTCTTACGTCGACATTCGATCGAAAATGGAAATCTCTTGTGAATCCATCGAATCTACTCGTAACATCTGCTGAAAGTAGTAGTAGTGGTACTATTGGTTATagtaaacaaacaaattataatgataatgatcGCAATCAGTCAACAAGATCACCTGAAGTTTATCGTGACCCAAGTCTTCATAAATCTCTTATTGATAAAAGCAATTTGGTTCGCACGAAGAcc gaTACACtggagaaagaaaaaaacttgACGGTCGCAGAGATCTCAGAAAAATCTAAAGAGGAATTAATTAGGCCTGATAATGATCGTAAtcttaatagaaaaatatcCGAAATAAATACAGCAGCTACAGATTCATCAGACGGTGGGTCACTATTGGATGCAACTGAAAAAGATGAAAAACCATCAAAGGTAACTGTAAAATCAAAACGTTTGGAATCTTTGAACAAAACACAAGACAATGAATTACCATCGATATCACAACACAATGATGAAGCTAAATCTAATACTACAAACGAttgcaaaaattttcaatcagatgATAAAACAATAGTGGATTCATCTTACtcaaataaattagaaaaatttgagAGTCTTAGCAGCCAGGCAAGTGAGTCCCGATCACGATTAAAACGATCAGAATCATTGAACAAACGTACGGAAATATCatgttcaaaattaaaacgttctgaaagtttaaataaacattCAGATCGACTTGCTTCACCAACAAATGGTAAATTAAAACGTTCTGAGAGTTTAAATAAACATGCCGAGAGATCAGAATCACCTAATATGAAGTTAAAACGATCTGAATCATTGACTAAAACGGAAAAAACCGAATGTAATATTAGTAAAAGACGTCAATCTGTTAGAAAAGAAAGTGCTACTaagttaaaaagaaaaaatggtaTGCCTGAAAGATCAATAAAGAGACGGCACACTGTCGGCGGGACTAAAGATTTTGATAAAGTTCATTGGCTTGacaataaattacaatcaGAGACAGAgcgtattattaaaaatgataacaaaccgaaaaaaagtcaattgAGAACTAGTTCACCGGATTTAAGTAGTAATCGTGTTAATGTTGCTGATACAAGCTTTCTTATTGAAGTAAGCTTTCGTGGACCAAGTAATGTTGTTTTTAATGTCACCAACACACGGCCACAGTCGTTACCCGACGCAAATTTAGCTTCGAAAGTTTTTAAAGTACCTCTTGAAAGTCACGTTTAA